The following are from one region of the Melitaea cinxia chromosome 7, ilMelCinx1.1, whole genome shotgun sequence genome:
- the LOC123655319 gene encoding zinc finger protein 830: MSHRMQIEKKKAQEEMRRLMAERKNKDKKPIQINNPLAKYNNAGQLMCILCSSIVRSENVWQVHLNSKQHRGNVEQAKKLKEMTNNFTDDKIKNKRPAATSEDAPLEKKPKGILKNSNEKLAYIPQTPKHKAPTIMIHHDEKIIRKSRNPVSQEVESSEATEVEMIQETEAAVTNPQPIPEGFFDDPILDAKARNIEYKDPVEEEWEKFQKEIKEETTTSAEIIAGEQEEATAERQIDEIDEQIRNWSRVLDLELKKEETKKKIQDIDMLNEEDDNESDNETEIDEFLDWRAKKSFV, from the exons atgtcaCATCGAATGCAAATTGAAAAGAAGAAAGCCCAAGAAGAAATGCGGCGTTTGATGGCAGAgcgtaaaaataaagataaaaaaccaattcaaataaataatccacTTGCGAAATATAATAATGCTGGACAGTTAATGTGTATTCTTTGCTCATCGATTGTACGTTCAGAAAACGTATGGCAAGTTCATCTTAACAGTAAACAGCACAGAGGAAATGTCGAGCAAGCAAAGAAACTCAAAGAAATGACAAATAATTTTAcagatgataaaattaaaaataaaagaccgGCAGCTACCTCCGAAGATGCCCCACTTGAAAAGAAACCAAAGGGTATATTAAAGAACAGTAATGAAAAGTTGGCTTATATACCACAAACCCCTAAACATAAGGCACCTACAATAATGATTCACCatgatgaaaaaattataagaaaaagtaGAAATCCTGTATCACAAGAAG ttgaaAGTTCAGAAGCAACAGAAGTTGAAATGATCCAGGAAACTGAGGCAGCAGTAACAAACCCACAACCTATTCCTGAGGGATTTTTTGATGATCCAATTTTGGATGCAAAG GCGCGAAATATAGAATACAAAGATCCAGTCGAAGAAGAATGGGAAAAGTTTCAAAAGGAAATTAAAGAAGAAACGACTACTTCTGCGGAAATTATTGCCGGTGAACAAGAAGAAGCAACTGCAGAACGACAAATTGATGAAATAGATGAACAAATTCGTAACTGGTcaag AGTTTTAGATCTTGAACTGAAGAAAGAGGAAACTAAGAAGAAAATTCAAGATATAGATATGTTAAATGAAGAGGACGATAATGAATCGGATAATGAAACGGAAATAGATGAATTCTTAGATTGGCGagcaaaaaaatcttttgtttaA
- the LOC123655321 gene encoding 26S proteasome non-ATPase regulatory subunit 5, protein MSSENSEQYKIYIEKLNVEEERSVALNDLKILLTYKPASEAVTIMRSMGISKIIHCFNSPDKNEVELTCEVLKLCFEKFQAGELIATYPSYIMYMLRHNNDCVRRLAVDEVYKTVSKDTLLLPLPKYIDVYVAIAQMVCDKDIGISNKAVFITSNLPVDIYPKVLEEMKIALESNSSSKCNAFEVIINISSKSYELFNLCVDLGYIDFMVNELESDDILYQLNILELLSQLAIKPHGINYLIKQGTLLKISELVKNLHENAFGGLLIPGYMKFFGAIAHYYPNEIFQKYPILVESLFDALNSDDITILPVALDTLGFIGTTIEGKMCLMALGSKYTQIIEKLGLIVKNNPTEMKIRALHCIASLIAIDGDPKARVEPIDPRVTLMTREWFRSLNKETGSMDALFENCKNPFPDIRLASLNLLNAVCQHHWGVELVAKTAGFIEYLLDRTVDYTKESKVAKYEIIKHLANSTVFDENIIMRLQKYVEQGPFYTELSTQVAIEEE, encoded by the exons atgtCAAGTGAAAACTCAGAGcagtataaaatttacattgaaAAACTAAATGTCGAGGAAGAAAGATCTGTAGCTTTAAATGACTTAAAAATCCTATTAACATATAAACCAGCATCCGAAGCTGTAACTATTATGAGGAGCATGggaatttctaaaattattcaCTGTTTTAATTCTCCAGATAA GAATGAAGTTGAATTGACTTGTGAAGTACTAAAGCTATGTTTTGAAAAATTTCAAGCCGGAGAACTTATTGCGACTTATCCaagttatattatgtacatgtTACGACATAACAATGATTGTGTGCGTAGGTTAGCTGTAGACGAG GTATATAAAACTGTTTCAAAGGATACCCTCTTACTGCCGTTACCTAAGTACATAGATGTATATGTTGCTATTGCACAGATGGTCTGCGATAAAGATATTGGTATTTCTAATAAAGCTGTCTTTATAACATCTAATTTACCAGTTGATATTTATCCTAAGGTGTTAGAGGAAATGAAAATTGCTTTGGAAAGTAATAGTAGTAGCAAGTGCAATGCAtttgag gtaattattaatatatcttcTAAATCTTATGAACTATTTAATTTATGCGTGGACTTGGGATACATTGATTTTATGGTGAATGAACTTGAATCAGATGATATATTATATCAACTAAACATCCTGGAACTATTATCACAATTAGCAATAAAACCTCATGGTATCAATTACCTCATCAAACAAGGAACATTGTTGAAAATTTcagaattagtaaaaaatttacatgaAAATGCTTTTGGTGGTTTATTAATACCAG GTTATATGAAGTTTTTTGGGGCTATTGCACATTATTAtccaaatgaaatatttcagaAATACCCTATCTTAGTTGAGTCCCTTTTTGATGCATTAAACTCTGATGATATAACAATTCTGCCAGTAGCTCTAGACACACTTGGATTTATAGGCACAACAATAGAAGGAAAAATGTGTTTAATGGCATTAG gaagtaaatacacacaaatcattgaaaaattaggacttattgtaaaaaataacccTACAGAGATGAAAATTCGTGCACTACATTGCATAGCCAGTCTAATTGCTATTGATGGAGACCCAAAAGCTAGGGTTGAACCAATAGATCCCAGAGTAACTTTAATGACTCGAGAATGGTTTAGAAGCTTAAACAAAGAAACAGGATCAATGGATGCGCTGTTTGAAAATTGTAAGAATCCATTTCCTGACATAAGATTAGCCagtttaaatttacttaacGCAGTTTGTCAACATCACTGGGGTGTAGAATTGGTTGCAAAGACAGCAG GTTTCATTGAGTATTTACTCGATCGGACTGTTGACTATACAAAAGAATCAAAAGTAGCCAAGTATGAAATAATAAAGCATCTGGCAAATTCTACAGTGTttgatgaaaatattattatgagaCTTCAAAAATATGTTGAACAAGGTCCTTTCTACACTGAGCTGTCGACTCAAGTGGCTATTGAAGaagaataa
- the LOC123655318 gene encoding ATP-dependent (S)-NAD(P)H-hydrate dehydratase produces MLKNFLKTKNVIKRINFSQFNNLTMDRTKIIQLLQKSIPPLDGTQHKGQAGRIGIVGGSLEYTGAPYFAGIAALKVGADLVHIFCSKPAATVIKTYSPELIVHPLLDELDAVNNILPWLERLHALVIGPGLGRDPKIFEVVTKLIELICKKQIPLIIDADGLFLITEKPELIKNFTSPVILTPNKIEFERLCSKVNGITGIKDLNKNITILKKGETDELYCFNPDLEWKLNEAGSGRRCGGQGDLLSGSIATFLHWTISTKNMIDDENNKPIDKKLLASSLSCFAASLLVRSCNAKAFQIKGRSMLATDMIEHFHEAFTELYGT; encoded by the exons atgttaaaaaactttttaaaaacaaaaaacgtgaTAAAACGAATTAACTTTTCgcagtttaataatttaacaatggATCGaactaaaattatacaattattgcAAAAAAGCATACCGCCTTTGGATGGAACACAACACAAAGGTCAAGCTGGAAGAATTGGTATAGTCGGTGGTTCATTAGAATATACAGGCGCGCCTTACTTTGCCGGTATTGCTGCTTTGAAG GTTGGAGCTGACTTGGTGCACATTTTCTGTTCAAAACCTGCAGCTActgttataaaaacatatagtCCAGAATTGATTGTTCATCCTTTACTTGATGAACTTGACgcagttaataatattttaccatGGCTTGAAAGATTGCATGCATTAGTTATAGGACCTGGATTAGGCCGTGACCCAAAGATATTTGAGGTTGTCACAAAACTAATAGAATTAATATGCAAAAAGCAAATACCACTAATCATTGATGCAGATGGCTTATTTCTAATAACCGAAAAACCCGAATTGATTAAAAACTTCACCTCACCAGTTATATTGACTCCTAATAAAATTGAGTTTGAACGGCTTTGCAGTAAAGTGAATGGCATTACAGGTATAAAGGATTTGAACAAAAACATAACCATTCTGAAGAAGGGTGAAACTGATgaactttattgttttaatcCTGATTTGGAATGGAAATTGAATGAAGCAGGGTCTGGCAGAAGATGTGGAGGTCAAGGTGACCTTCTATCTGGATCTATAGCAACATTCTTACATTGGACTATATCAACAAAAAACATGATtgatgatgaaaataataaGCCTATTGATAAAAAGCTTTTAGCATCATCATTGTCTTGTTTTGCAGCATCATTATTAGTACGTAGTTGTAATGCAAAAGCTTTTCAGATAAAAGGCAGGAGTATGTTAGCAACGGACATGATTGAACATTTCCATGAAGCATTTACTGAGCTGTACGGAACATAA